The following coding sequences are from one Saccharomyces cerevisiae S288C chromosome X, complete sequence window:
- the CYR1 gene encoding adenylate cyclase (Adenylate cyclase; required for cAMP production and cAMP-dependent protein kinase signaling; scaffold protein for Ras2-Ira interaction; the cAMP pathway controls a variety of cellular processes, including metabolism, cell cycle, stress response, stationary phase, and sporulation), with the protein MSSKPDTGSEISGPQRQEEQEQQIEQSSPTEANDRSIHDEVPKVKKRHEQNSGHKSRRNSAYSYYSPRSLSMTKSRESITPNGMDDVSISNVEHPRPTEPKIKRGPYLLKKTLSSLSMTSANSTHDDNKDHGYALNSSKTHNYTSTHNHHDGHHDHHHVQFFPNRKPSLAETLFKRFSGSNSHDGNKSGKESKVANLSLSTVNPAPANRKPSKDSTLSNHLADNVPSTLRRKVSSLVRGSSVHDINNGIADKQIRPKAVAQSENTLHSSDVPNSKRSHRKSFLLGSTSSSSSRRGSNVSSMTNSDSASMATSGSHVLQHNVSNVSPTTKSKDSVNSESADHTNNKSEKVTPEYNENIPENSNSDNKREATTPTIETPISCKPSLFRLDTNLEDVTDITKTVPPTAVNSTLNSTHGTETASPKTVIMPEGPRKSVSMADLSVAAAAPNGEFTSTSNDRSQWVAPQSWDVETKRKKTKPKGRSKSRRSSIDADELDPMSPGPPSKKDSRHHHDRKDNESMVTAGDSNSSFVDICKENVPNDSKTALDTKSVNRLKSNLAMSPPSIRYAPSNLDGDYDTSSTSSSLPSSSISSEDTSSCSDSSSYTNAYMEANREQDNKTPILNKTKSYTKKFTSSSVNMNSPDGAQSSGLLLQDEKDDEVECQLEHYYKDFSDLDPKRHYAIRIFNTDDTFTTLSCTPATTVEEIIPALKRKFNITAQGNFQISLKVGKLSKILRPTSKPILIERKLLLLNGYRKSDPLHIMGIEDLSFVFKFLFHPVTPSHFTPEQEQRIMRSEFVHVDLRNMDLTTPPIIFYQHTSEIESLDVSNNANIFLPLEFIESSIKLLSLRMVNIRASKFPSNITKAYKLVSLELQRNFIRKVPNSIMKLSNLTILNLQCNELESLPAGFVELKNLQLLDLSSNKFMHYPEVINYCTNLLQIDLSYNKIQSLPQSTKYLVKLAKMNLSHNKLNFIGDLSEMTDLRTLNLRYNRISSIKTNASNLQNLFLTDNRISNFEDTLPKLRALEIQENPITSISFKDFYPKNMTSLTLNKAQLSSIPGELLTKLSFLEKLELNQNNLTRLPQEISKLTKLVFLSVARNKLEYIPPELSQLKSLRTLDLHSNNIRDFVDGMENLELTSLNISSNAFGNSSLENSFYHNMSYGSKLSKSLMFFIAADNQFDDAMWPLFNCFVNLKVLNLSYNNFSDVSHMKLESITELYLSGNKLTTLSGDTVLKWSSLKTLMLNSNQMLSLPAELSNLSQLSVFDVGANQLKYNISNYHYDWNWRNNKELKYLNFSGNRRFEIKSFISHDIDADLSDLTVLPQLKVLGLMDVTLNTTKVPDENVNFRLRTTASIINGMRYGVADTLGQRDYVSSRDVTFERFRGNDDECLLCLHDSKNQNADYGHNISRIVRDIYDKILIRQLERYGDETDDNIKTALRFSFLQLNKEINGMLNSVDNGADVANLSYADLLSGACSTVIYIRGKKLFAANLGDCMAILSKNNGDYQTLTKQHLPTKREEYERIRISGGYVNNGKLDGVVDVSRAVGFFDLLPHIHASPDISVVTLTKADEMLIVATHKLWEYMDVDTVCDIARENSTDPLRAAAELKDHAMAYGCTENITILCLALYENIQQQNRFTLNKNSLMTRRSTFEDTTLRRLQPEISPPTGNLAMVFTDIKSSTFLWELFPNAMRTAIKTHNDIMRRQLRIYGGYEVKTEGDAFMVAFPTPTSGLTWCLSVQLKLLDAQWPEEITSVQDGCQVTDRNGNIIYQGLSVRMGIHWGCPVPELDLVTQRMDYLGPMVNKAARVQGVADGGQIAMSSDFYSEFNKIMKYHERVVKGKESLKEVYGEEIIGEVLEREIAMLESIGWAFFDFGEHKLKGLETKELVTIAYPKILASRHEFASEDEQSKLINETMLFRLRVISNRLESIMSALSGGFIELDSRTEGSYIKFNPKVENGIMQSISEKDALLFFDHVITRIESSVALLHLRQQRCSGLEICRNDKTSARSNIFNVVDELLQMVKNAKDLST; encoded by the coding sequence ATGTCATCAAAACCTGATACTGGTTCGGAAATTTCTGGCCCTCAGCGACAggaagaacaagaacaacAGATAGAGCAGAGCTCACCTACGGAAGCAAACGATAGAAGCATTCATGATGAGGTACCAAAAGTCAAGAAGCGTCACGAACAAAATAGTGGTCACAAATCAAGAAGGAATAGCGCATATAGTTATTACAGCCCACGGTCGCTTTCTATGACCAAAAGCAGGGAGAGTATCACTCCAAATGGTATGGATGATGTAAGTATTTCGAACGTGGAACATCCAAGGCCGACAGAACCGAAAATCAAAAGGGGTCCATATTTactgaagaaaacattGAGCAGTCTTTCAATGACGAGCGCGAATAGTACtcatgatgataataaagACCACGGTTACGCTTTGAATTCATCCAAGACGCACAACTACACATCTACTCATAACCATCATGACGGTCATCATGATCATCATCATGTTCAGTTTTTTCCCAATAGGAAGCCATCATTAGCGGAAACCCTATTCAAAAGGTTTTCAGGGTCAAACAGTCACGATGGCAATAAGTCAGGAAAGGAAAGTAAAGTTGCTAACCTTTCCCTTTCAACGGTAAATCCTGCACCTGCTAATAGGAAACCTTCTAAAGACTCCACTTTATCTAATCACTTGGCTGATAACGTGCCAAGCACTTTACGAAGGAAAGTGTCCTCATTGGTACGTGGTTCTTCCGTCCATGATATAAATAATGGTATTGCAGATAAACAGATTAGACCAAAGGCTGTTGCGCAATCAGAAAATACATTACATTCATCCGATGTTCCCAATAGCAAACGCTCGCACAGAAAAAGCTTTCTGCTAGGCTCCACATCTTCTTCAAGCAGTAGAAGAGGTTCAAATGTCAGTTCAATGACTAACAGTGACAGTGCAAGTATGGCGACGTCGGGTAGTCATGTTCTCCAACATAACGTATCTAATGTTTCTCCAACTACTAAAAGTAAGGACAGCGTTAACAGCGAATCCGCCGATCACACTAATAATAAATCCGAGAAAGTGACTCCAGAATATAATGAGAACATTCCGGAAAATTCTAACTCTGACAACAAACGCGAAGCCACAACGCCTACTATAGAAACACCCATTTCATGTAAACCATCCCTTTTCAGGCTAGATACAAACCTTGAGGATGTTACTGATATTACAAAGACGGTGCCACCCACCGCTGTCAATTCTACACTAAATTCTACACACGGGACTGAGACTGCCTCACCCAAAACGGTGATCATGCCTGAAGGTCCTAGGAAGTCGGTGTCAATGGCTGATCTCTCCGTCGCTGCCGCAGCACCTAATGGTGAATTCACATCAACTTCCAATGATAGATCACAATGGGTAGCACCTCAAAGCTGGGATGTGGAAaccaaaaggaaaaaaacaaaacctAAAGGGAGATCGAAATCAAGAAGGTCAAGTATAGATGCTGATGAACTTGATCCCATGTCACCGGGGCcaccttcaaaaaaagactCTCGTCATCATCACGATCGAAAGGATAACGAATCAATGGTCACTGCGGGTGACAGTAACTCAAGTTTTGTTGATATATGTAAAGAAAACGTTCCGAATGATAGCAAGACCGCACTCGATACTAAATCTGTGAACCGCTTAAAAAGTAATTTGGCTATGAGTCCCCCAAGTATACGATATGCTCCATCAAATTTAGATGGGGACTACGACACGTCTTCCACTTCCTCATCTTTACCGTCCTCATCTATTAGTTCAGAAGATACATCTTCCTGCAGCGATTCCTCTTCGTACACTAACGCGTATATGGAGGCCAACCGAGAGCAGGATAATAAAACACCGATCCTGAATAAAACGAAATCGTATACCAAGAAATTTACATCCTCTTCGGTAAATATGAATTCACCAGATGGTGCCCAGAGTTCTGGATTATTACTACAAGATGAGAAGGACGATGAGGTCGAGTGCCAACTGGAACATTACTATAAAGATTTCAGTGATTTAGATCCAAAGAGGCACTATGCTATTCGTATATTCAATACTGATGACACTTTTACGACTCTCTCATGTACTCCAGCGACTACCGTCGAAGAGATAATACCTGCacttaaaagaaaatttaacATTACAGCGCAAGggaattttcaaatttccCTGAAGGTGGGAAAGttgtcaaaaattttgagaCCAACTTCGAAACCTATTTtaattgaaagaaaacttttacTTTTGAATGGTTATCGAAAGTCAGACCCACTTCATATTATGGGTATAGAGGATTtaagttttgtttttaagtttcttttccatcCTGTCACACCTTCTCACTTTACTCCTgaacaagaacaaagaataATGAGAAGCGAATTTGTTCACGTAGATTTAAGGAATATGGATCTGACTACACCTCCCATCATTTTTTACCAGCATACGTCAGAAATAGAAAGTTTAGACGTTTCTAATAACGCAAATATATTCCTACCTCTGGAGTTCATTGAAAGCTCGATTAAATTATTAAGTTTGAGAATGGTTAATATTAGAGCATCTAAATTTCCTTCCAATATCACTAAGGCGTATAAACTAGTATCTTTGGAATTACAGAGAAACTTCATAAGAAAAGTACCGAACTCAATCATGAAACTGAGTAATTTAACGATATTAAACCTTCAATGTAATGAGCTTGAAAGCCTACCGGCTGGATTTGTTGAACTgaaaaatctgcaattgCTAGACTTGTCTTCAAACAAGTTCATGCACTACCCAGAAGTTATTAACTACTGCACCAATCTTTTACAAATAGACCTATCATATAATAAAATCCAAAGCTTACCACAGTCCACTAAGTACCTAGTAAAGCTTGCGAAGATGAACCTTTCTCATAACAAACTAAATTTTATAGGCGACTTATCGGAAATGACAGATTTGAGGACGCTGAACCTAAGATATAACAGAATATCATCAATTAAGACAAATGCGTCTAACTTGCAGAACCTTTTTTTAACAGATAATAGAATTTCGAACTTTGAAGACACTTTGCCGAAACTAAGAGCCCTTGAAATTCAAGAGAATCCAATCACTTCTATATCCttcaaagatttttatCCAAAAAACATGACAAGTTTGACGTTGAACAAGGCACAGTTATCGAGTATTCCTGGAGAATTACTCACCAAACTATCTTTCCTCGAGAAACTTGAACTTAATCAGAATAATTTGACTAGACTGCCACAGGAGATATCCAAGTTGACTAAATTAGTTTTCCTTTCAGTGGCGAGAAACAAACTAGAGTATATTCCACCCGAGCTATCTCAACTGAAAAGTTTGAGGACATTAGATCTACATTCTAACAACATAAGGGACTTTGTTGACGGTATGGAAAACCTTGAACTAACATCGCTAAATATTTCATCGAATGCATTCGGTAACTCTAGCttagaaaattctttttacCATAACATGTCATATGGGTCAAAGTTATCTAAAAGCCTGATGTTTTTTATTGCTGCAGACAATCAATTTGATGATGCTATGTGGCctcttttcaattgcttTGTCAATCTGAAAGTGCTAAATCTTTCTTACAACAATTTTTCAGATGTATCGCACATGAAACTTGAGAGCATTACCGAATTGTACCTCTCCGGTAATAAGCTCACGACATTGTCGGGTGATACAGTTTTGAAATGGAGCTCTTTAAAGACTTTAATGTTGAATAGTAACCAAATGTTATCTCTGCCTGCAGAATTATCAAATCTCTCACAGCTAAGTGTATTTGATGTTGGAGCAAATCAATTAAAGTATAATATATCAAACTATCATTACGATTGGAACTGGAGGAATAATAAAGAactaaaatatttgaatttttcaggaAATCGAAGGTTTGAAATAAAGTCATTTATAAGTCACGATATTGATGCTGATTTGTCAGATCTGACAGTATTACCTCAGTTAAAGGTACTAGGTTTAATGGACGTAACTTTAAATACTACCAAAGTACCGGATGAAAATGTCAATTTCCGTTTAAGGACAACTGCATCAATAATAAATGGGATGCGCTACGGTGTTGCTGATACATTAGGTCAAAGAGACTATGTGTCATCTCGTGATGTTACCTTTGAAAGATTCCGCGGAAATGACGACGAATGCTTACTATGTCTTCATGATAGTAAAAACCAAAATGCAGATTATGGCCACAATATATCAAGAATTGTTAGAGATATTTACGATAAAATACTGATCAGACAACTGGAAAGGTATGGAGACGAAACAgatgataatataaaaacTGCACTTCGTTTCAGTTTTTTGCAACTGAATAAGGAGATTAACGGAATGCTAAATTCTGTTGATAATGGTGCCGATGTTGCCAATCTTTCATATGCAGACTTGCTAAGTGGCGCTTGCTCTACTGTGATATATATCAGAGGGAAGAAACTCTTCGCTGCAAATTTAGGTGACTGTATGGCTATTTTATCCAAAAACAATGGTGACTACCAAACGCTAACCAAACAACATCTCCCAACAAAGCGGGAAGAATACGAGAGGATCAGAATATCTGGCGGGTATGtcaacaatggaaaatTAGATGGTGTTGTAGATGTGTCTAGAGCAGTGggtttttttgatttgctTCCCCACATTCATGCTTCTCCCGACATATCTGTCGTGACATTAACAAAAGCAGACGAGATGCTTATTGTAGCAACGCATAAGTTATGGGAATACATGGACGTGGATACAGTTTGTGATATCGCGCGTGAGAATAGTACTGATCCACTCCGTGCCGCAGCTGAGTTGAAGGATCATGCCATGGCTTACGGCTGTACAGAGAATATTACAATTTTGTGCCTTGCTCTTTACGAGAACATTCAGCAACAAAATCGGTTCActttaaataaaaactCTTTAATGACTAGAAGAAGTACTTTCGAGGATACTACATTAAGAAGACTTCAACCTGAGATTTCTCCGCCAACAGGTAACCTAGCAATGGTCTTCACTGATATCAAAAGCTCAACCTTCTTATGGGAGCTATTCCCTAACGCAATGAGGACCGCAATAAAAACTCACAATGACATTATGCGTCGTCAACTACGAATTTACGGTGGTTACGAAGTAAAGACAGAAGGAGACGCCTTTATGGTGGCATTTCCTACGCCAACTAGTGGTCTGACATGGTGCTTAAGTGTTCAATTAAAACTCTTGGATGCACAATGGCCGGAGGAAATTACCTCAGTTCAAGACGGCTGCCAAGTTACGGATAGAAATGGTAACATTATCTATCAAGGCCTATCAGTTAGAATGGGTATTCATTGGGGCTGCCCAGTTCCAGAGCTTGATTTAGTGACTCAAAGAATGGACTATTTGGGGCCGATGGTCAATAAGGCAGCAAGGGTCCAGGGCGTCGCTGACGGTGGTCAGATTGCAATGAGTAGTGATTTTTACTCTGAATTCAACAAGATAATGAAGTATCATGAGCGAGTAGTGAAGGGCAAGGAATCTCTCAAGGAAGTTTATGGTGAAGAAATTATCGGAGAGGTTCttgaaagagaaattgCCATGCTGGAAAGTATTGGTTGGGCATTTTTTGACTTTGGCGAGCATAAGCTAAAGGGACTCGAAACCAAAGAACTCGTTACTATTGCGTATCCTAAGATTCTTGCTTCCAGACACGAATTTGCATCTGAAGATGAGCAGTCAAAATTAATCAATGAAACGATGTTGTTTCGTTTAAGAGTCATTTCAAACAGACTGGAATCTATAATGTCAGCTTTAAGCGGCGGATTTATTGAACTAGACTCTCGGACGGAGGGAAGTTATATTAAATTTAACCCTAAAGTTGAAAATGGTATTATGCAATCGATTTCTGAGAAGGATGcgttgttattttttgatcatGTAATTACTAGAATCGAATCCAGTGTGGCATTATTACATTTACGACAACAGAGGTGTTCAGGACTGGAAATTTGCAGAAACGATAAAACATCTGCTCGAagcaatattttcaatgttgTTGACGAACTTTTACAAATGGTTAAGAACGCAAAGGATTTATCAACTTGA
- the COX16 gene encoding Cox16p (Mitochondrial inner membrane protein; required for assembly of cytochrome c oxidase) produces MSFSGKKFRSRRQQLVYEASLAGRYKKALSKHPFLFFGLPFCATIVLGSFWLSSFTAIKYEQGDRKVQEINEEDILKIRKNQREFDIKEEYYRLQGLSEEDWEPVRVARLKDESENVW; encoded by the coding sequence ATGTCGTTCAgcggaaaaaaatttaggTCTAGAAGACAGCAGCTAGTATATGAAGCATCTTTAGCGGGGCGATACAAAAAAGCATTGAGTAAGCAcccctttcttttttttggtttacCATTTTGTGCAACAATAGTATTGGGTTCGTTTTGGTTGTCAAGCTTTACAGCGATCAAGTACGAGCAAGGCGATCGTAAAGTTCAGGAAATTAATGAAGAGGATATCTTGAAAATAAGGAAGAATCAAAGGGAATTtgatattaaagaagaatattatcGTTTACAAGGTCTTTCTGAAGAGGATTGGGAGCCTGTGCGCGTCGCTAGGTTAAAGGATGAATCTGAGAATGTCTGGTAA
- the SYS1 gene encoding Sys1p (Integral membrane protein of the Golgi; required for targeting of the Arf-like GTPase Arl3p to the Golgi; multicopy suppressor of ypt6 null mutation): MVSIRRYLRVPNELKPSQIFKQDSLSPSKIGLQIVLLQIFYYTTAIVLFYCWAKLAGYDLNIKEWLFSWENIDFTNAYGLSISLLWLLDSLICVFFLTVIVGRSKLAWDFAITIHAINFIVVFLYTRKFPSFSWFFLQILSSLILIFLGTWTTRWRELRDTFFEGLVDPNEGEVGLVTPSQQHSNHSELEQSPIQLKDLESQI; the protein is encoded by the coding sequence ATGGTTTCGATAAGAAGGTATTTGCGAGTGCCGAATGAGTTGAAACCTTCCCAGATCTTCAAACAAGATTCTCTCTCTCCAAGTAAGATTGGACTTcaaattgttcttttacagattttttattacaCCACAGCGAtcgttcttttttattgttggGCGAAGCTAGCGGGATATGATCTCAATATCAAGGAATGGCTGTTTTCTTGGGAGAATATCGACTTTACGAACGCATACGGTTTATCAATCTCACTGTTATGGCTTCTGGATTCATTAATAtgtgtttttttcttaactGTTATCGTTGGACGGAGTAAACTCGCATGGGATTTTGCTATCACTATACATGCCATCAATTTTATTGTGGTGTTCCTCTATACTCGGaaatttccttctttttcttggttttttcttcaaattttatcatctttAATACTAATATTTTTGGGGACATGGACAACAAGATGGAGAGAGCTTAGAGACACCTTTTTTGAGGGCTTGGTTGATCCTAATGAAGGAGAAGTTGGATTGGTTACGCCTAGTCAGCAGCATAGTAATCATTCAGAATTGGAGCAATCACCAATACAACTAAAAGACTTAGAAAGCCAAATATGA
- the OST1 gene encoding dolichyl-diphosphooligosaccharide--protein glycotransferase subunit OST1 (Alpha subunit of the oligosaccharyltransferase complex of the ER lumen; complex catalyzes asparagine-linked glycosylation of newly synthesized proteins) — MRQVWFSWIVGLFLCFFNVSSAAQYEPPATWENVDYKRTIDVSNAYISETIEITIKNIASEPATEYFTAFESGIFSKVSFFSAYFTNEATFLNSQLLANSTTAPGDDGESEIRYGIIQFPNAISPQEEVSLVIKSFYNTVGIPYPEHVGMSEEQHLLWETNRLPLSAYDTKKASFTLIGSSSFEEYHPPNDESLLGKANGNSFEFGPWEDIPRFSSNETLAIVYSHNAPLNQVVNLRRDIWLSHWASTIQFEEYYELTNKAAKLSKGFSRLELMKQIQTQNMRQTHFVTVLDMLLPEGATDHYFTDLVGLVSTSHAERDHFFIRPRFPIFGGWNYNFTVGWTNKLSDFLHVSSGSDEKFVASIPILNGPPDTVYDNVELSVFLPEGAEIFDIDSPVPFTNVSIETQKSYFDLNKGHVKLTFSYRNLISQVANGQVLIKYDYPKSSFFKKPLSIACYIFTALMGVFVLKTLNMNVTN, encoded by the coding sequence ATGAGGCAGGTTTGGTTCTCTTGGATTGTGGGATTGTTCCTATGTTTTTTCAACGTGTCTTCTGCTGCCCAATACGAGCCACCTGCGACTTGGGAGAATGTTGATTATAAGAGGACAATAGACGTGTCAAACGCTTATATTTCAGAAACAATCGAAATAACTATCAAAAACATAGCAAGCGAACCTGCGACTGAATACTTCACAGCCTTTGAGAGTGGCATCTTCAGTaaagtttcctttttttcagccTATTTTACCAACGAGGcaacttttttaaatagCCAATTACTTGCCAATTCGACTACAGCACCTGGTGACGATGGTGAAAGTGAAATTAGATACGGGATCATTCAATTTCCAAATGCAATTTCCCCTCAGGAAGAAGTTTCTTTAGTGATTAAGAGCTTCTATAATACCGTAGGTATTCCTTATCCTGAGCACGTTGGAATGTCAGAAGAACAACACCTATTGTGGGAAACGAACAGATTGCCGCTTTCTGCTTACGATACCAAGAAGGCCTCTTTTACGCTGATTGGTAGCTCATCATTTGAGGAGTACCACCCCCCAAATGACGAGAGTTTACTGGGAAAAGCTAATGGAAACTCTTTTGAGTTTGGGCCTTGGGAAGATATTCCGagattttcttcaaacgaAACCTTAGCAATTGTTTATTCCCACAATGCCCCATTGAATCAGGTAGTGAATTTGAGAAGAGATATTTGGCTTTCTCATTGGGCTTCCACAATACAATTTGAGGAATATTATGAATTAACAAACAAAGCCGCAAAACTGTCTAAAGGATTTTCAAGATTAGAATTAATGAAACAGATTCAAACTCAGAATATGAGACAAACTCACTTTGTTACTGTCTTAGACATGCTCCTGCCTGAGGGAGCTACTGATCATTATTTCACTGATTTGGTTGGCCTTGTTTCCACGTCGCATGCAGAACGTGACCATTTCTTTATAAGACCAAGATTCCCAATCTTTGGAGGTTGGAACTACAATTTTACTGTCGGTTGGACTAATAAATTGTCCGATTTCTTGCATGTATCCTCTGGCTCAGACGAGAAATTCGTTGCTTCTATCCCAATTCTAAACGGCCCACCGGACACTGTATATGATAATGTTGAATTATCGGTATTTCTTCCGGAAGGGGCCGAAATATTCGATATTGATTCTCCAGTCCCTTTTACAAATGTTTCTATAGAAACCCAGAAATCATACTTTGACCTAAATAAAGGTCACGTTAAATTAACTTTCAGTTACAGAAATTTGATTAGTCAAGTTGCCAATGGCCAAGTCTTGATAAAGTACGACTACCCGAAAAgctcttttttcaagaagCCTCTGTCTATTGCTTGCTATATTTTCACCGCACTAATGGGAGTTTTTGTCTTAAAAACTTTGAACATGAACGTAACTAACTGA